The window TTGTTTTATGTTCAGTAGTCATAGTATATAGTATTTGTGTTTACGGGCATCATTATATCATTATTAGATGAGTAGACCAATTTTAGCACGCATTGTTATTTCGGAATTTAAGAAGAGACAAGCTCTTGACAATCAGCTGTGAATTGGTACATTCAATGGTTTATTTCTATTATTAGAGGCTAAAAAAATGAAGAGCTACATGGCTAAAACAGAAGATTTCGATAAAAAATGGTACCTGATAGATGGTGACGGGAAAACTGTTGGAAGGCTTGCTACAAGAATTGCAAACATTTTGAGAGGTAAAGACAAGCCCCAGTACACACCGCATGCTGACATAGGAGACTTTGTTATAGTTGTTAATGCGGAAAAACTACATTTCTCAGGTGATAAGTGGAACCAAAAAACATATTACAGACATACAAACCATCCGG of the Thermodesulfobacteriota bacterium genome contains:
- the rplM gene encoding 50S ribosomal protein L13, whose amino-acid sequence is MKSYMAKTEDFDKKWYLIDGDGKTVGRLATRIANILRGKDKPQYTPHADIGDFVIVVNAEKLHFSGDKWNQKTYYRHTNHPGGIKETSAQDLREENPEQIIEKAVWGMLPKNKWQKKLISRLKVYAGNEHPHAPQQPETLEV